A stretch of the Osmerus eperlanus chromosome 10, fOsmEpe2.1, whole genome shotgun sequence genome encodes the following:
- the ampd3a gene encoding AMP deaminase 3 isoform X2 — MSEEDSPLTNQKSSPCLGKDMPRQFPKITLSEVDEEVRLLAEKVYASALKEEDTKDALSMFTVPEDCPISLHQAQERELLKELAEQQSEESTKRKKSLKMIRSQSMQIPVSAEWTRAVATPFLSPSSTCSSLPECCPEYQRVTISGDYCAGITVEDYEQASKSLLKALVIREKYSRLAYHRFCRTTAQFLRNAENEKWREEDEVRPDVCHCPREGEDPYSMENLPENLSYELKMKDGIVYVYDSAEALRENRPRSLPYPDLETFSIDLSHVLAMIVDGPTKTYCHRRLNFLGSKFYLHEMLNEMAELKELKSVPHRDFYNVRKVDTHIHAAACMSQKHLLNFIQTTYKTEAERVVLEKAGRKLTLRQVFHNLNMDPYDLTVDSLDVHAGRQTFHRFDKFNSKYNPVGASELREIYLKTDNLIHGEYFARIIKEVARDLEDSKYQHAEPRLSIYGRSQDEWDSLAKWFILHKVHSPNLQWIIQVPRIYDIFKSRKLVPNFAKMLENIFLPLFEATVNPQKHKELHVFLKYVTGFDSVDDESKHSDHMFSYKSPKPEQWTTDDNPPYSYYIFHMYANIMVLNNLRKERGLSTFQFRPHCGEAGSITHLVSAFLTSDNISHGLNLKKSPVLQYLYYLAQVPIAMSPLSNNSLFLEYSKNPLREFLHKGLCVSLSTDDPMQFHYTKEALMEEYAIAAQLWKLSTCDVCEIARNSVLQSGLSHQEKKHFLGASYLKDGPEGNDIRRTNVAQIRMAYRHETLCNELSFLVDAVKSEAVSMQPV; from the exons ATGAGTGAGGAAGACAGCCCTCTAACAAATCAGAAGTCCAGTCCATGCCTGGGCAAGG ACATGCCGAGGCAGTTCCCGAAGATCACCTTGAGCGAGGTGGACGAGGAGGTGCGTCTGCTGGCTGAGAAGGTGTACGCCTCGGccctgaaggaggaggacaCCAAGGATGCCCTGTCCATGTTCACCGTGCCCGAGGACTGTCCCATCAGCCTGCACCAGGCCCAGGAGAGGGAGCTGCTGAAGGAGCTGGCAGAGCAGCAGTCCGAGGAGAGCACCAAGAG GAAGAAGAGCCTGAAGATGATCCGCTCCCAGTCCATGCAGATCCCTGTGAGTGCTGAGTGGACGCGGGCGGTGGcgacccccttcctctctccctcctccacctgctcctccctcccagagTGCTGCCCTGAGTACCAGAGGGTCACCATTAGTGGGGACTACTGTGCCGGG ATCACAGTGGAGGACTATGAGCAAGCATCCAAGAGCTTGCTGAAAGCTCTGGTCATCAGGGAGAAGTACTCCAGGCTGGCCTACCACCGCTTCTGCCGAACCACCGCCCAGTTCCTCCGCAACGCCGAGAACgagaagtggagagaggaggatgaggtgcGGCCAG ATGTGTGCCACTGtcccagagagggggaggacccCTACAGCATGGAGAACCTCCCGGAAAACCTGAGCTATGAGCTGAAGATGAAGGATGGGATCGTGTACGTGTATGACAGCGCTGAGGCCCTCCGTGAGAACAGGCCTCGCAGCCTGCCCTACCCCGACCTGGAGACCTTCTCCATCGACCTCAGCCATGTCCTGGCCATGATCGTCGATGGGCCCAC GAAGACTTACTGTCACAGACGGCTGAACTTCCTGGGATCAAAGTTCTACCTGCACGAGATGCTGAATGAGATGGCAGAGCTGAAGGAGCTAAAGAGCGTGCCACACAGAGACTTCTACAACGTCAGGAAG GTGGACACTCACATTCACGCAGCGGCCTGCATGTCCCAGAAGCACCTGCTCAACTTCATCCAGACCACCTACAAGACGGAGGCGGAGCGGGTGGTGCTGgagaaggcagggaggaagcTCACCCTCAGGCAGGTGTTCCACAACCTCAACATGGACCCGTACGACCTCACCGTGGACTCCCTGGATGTACACGCT GGGAGACAAACGTTTCATCGGTTTGACAAGTTCAACTCCAAGTACAACCCGGTGGGGGCTAGTGAACTCAGGGAAATCTACCTGAAAACAGACAACCTCATCCACGGAGAGTACTTTGCACGCATCATCAAG GAAGTGGCTCGTGACCTGGAGGACAGCAAGTACCAGCACGCAGAGCCACGCCTGTCCATCTACGGACGCTCTCAGGACGAGTGGGACAGCCTGGCCAAGTGGTTCATCCTGCACAAAGTGCACTCGCCCAACCTGCAGTGGATCATCCAAGTGCCGAGGATCTA tgatattttcaagtccAGAAAGTTGGTCCCCAACTTTGCCAAGATGCTGGAAAACATATTCCTCCCTTTGTTCGAGGCCACAGTCaacccacagaaacacaaagagcTCCACGTCTTTCTCAAATAT GTGACGGGCTTCGACAGCGTGGACGACGAGTCCAAGCACAGTGACCACATGTTCTCCTACAAGAGCCCCAAACCTGAGCAGTGGACCACGGACGATAACCCGCCCTACAGCTACTACATCTTCCACATGTACGCCAACATCATGGTGCTCAACAATCTCAGGAA agagcgaggccTGAGCACGTTCCAGTTCCGTCCTCATTGTGGCGAGGCTGGTTCCATCACACACCTGGTCTCTGCCTTCCTCACATCAGACAACATCTCCCATGGACTCAACCTGAAGAAG AGTCCAGTGCTGCAGTACCTGTACTACCTGGCCCAGGTGCCCATCGCCATGTCCCCCCTCAGCAACAACAGCCTCTTTCTGGAGTACTCCAAGAACCCCCTCCGAGAGTTCCTGCACAAGGGcctgtgtgtctccctctccactgaCGACCCCATGCAGTTCCACTACACCAAG GAGGCCCTGATGGAGGAGTATGCCATTGCAGCCCAGCTGTGGAAGCTGAGcacctgtgatgtgtgtgagatagCCAGGAACAGCGTGCTGCAGAGTGGCCTGTCCCACCAG GAGAAGAAGCACTTCCTGGGTGCGAGCTACCTGAAGGATGGGCCCGAGGGGAACGACATCCGGCGAACCAACGTGGCTCAGATCCGCATGGCCTACCGCCACGAGACGCTCTGCAATGAACTCAGTTTTCTAGTGGACGCTGTGAAGTCCGAGGCTGTCAGCATGCAGCCAGTCTGA
- the ampd3a gene encoding AMP deaminase 3 isoform X1, whose amino-acid sequence MCASQPDLQSVCEDGNQSCWACSLWEKGRARTERHTELKPLLISGRQEVDTSPGTDMPRQFPKITLSEVDEEVRLLAEKVYASALKEEDTKDALSMFTVPEDCPISLHQAQERELLKELAEQQSEESTKRKKSLKMIRSQSMQIPVSAEWTRAVATPFLSPSSTCSSLPECCPEYQRVTISGDYCAGITVEDYEQASKSLLKALVIREKYSRLAYHRFCRTTAQFLRNAENEKWREEDEVRPDVCHCPREGEDPYSMENLPENLSYELKMKDGIVYVYDSAEALRENRPRSLPYPDLETFSIDLSHVLAMIVDGPTKTYCHRRLNFLGSKFYLHEMLNEMAELKELKSVPHRDFYNVRKVDTHIHAAACMSQKHLLNFIQTTYKTEAERVVLEKAGRKLTLRQVFHNLNMDPYDLTVDSLDVHAGRQTFHRFDKFNSKYNPVGASELREIYLKTDNLIHGEYFARIIKEVARDLEDSKYQHAEPRLSIYGRSQDEWDSLAKWFILHKVHSPNLQWIIQVPRIYDIFKSRKLVPNFAKMLENIFLPLFEATVNPQKHKELHVFLKYVTGFDSVDDESKHSDHMFSYKSPKPEQWTTDDNPPYSYYIFHMYANIMVLNNLRKERGLSTFQFRPHCGEAGSITHLVSAFLTSDNISHGLNLKKSPVLQYLYYLAQVPIAMSPLSNNSLFLEYSKNPLREFLHKGLCVSLSTDDPMQFHYTKEALMEEYAIAAQLWKLSTCDVCEIARNSVLQSGLSHQEKKHFLGASYLKDGPEGNDIRRTNVAQIRMAYRHETLCNELSFLVDAVKSEAVSMQPV is encoded by the exons ATGTGTGCGTCACAGCCGGATCtacagtcagtgtgtgaggaCGGTAATCAGAGCTGCTGGGCTTGTTCCCTCTGGGAGAAAGGACGAGctaggacagagagacacacggaGCTCAAACCTCTCCTCATATCTGGGCGCCAGGAAGTCGACACATCACCTGGAACAG ACATGCCGAGGCAGTTCCCGAAGATCACCTTGAGCGAGGTGGACGAGGAGGTGCGTCTGCTGGCTGAGAAGGTGTACGCCTCGGccctgaaggaggaggacaCCAAGGATGCCCTGTCCATGTTCACCGTGCCCGAGGACTGTCCCATCAGCCTGCACCAGGCCCAGGAGAGGGAGCTGCTGAAGGAGCTGGCAGAGCAGCAGTCCGAGGAGAGCACCAAGAG GAAGAAGAGCCTGAAGATGATCCGCTCCCAGTCCATGCAGATCCCTGTGAGTGCTGAGTGGACGCGGGCGGTGGcgacccccttcctctctccctcctccacctgctcctccctcccagagTGCTGCCCTGAGTACCAGAGGGTCACCATTAGTGGGGACTACTGTGCCGGG ATCACAGTGGAGGACTATGAGCAAGCATCCAAGAGCTTGCTGAAAGCTCTGGTCATCAGGGAGAAGTACTCCAGGCTGGCCTACCACCGCTTCTGCCGAACCACCGCCCAGTTCCTCCGCAACGCCGAGAACgagaagtggagagaggaggatgaggtgcGGCCAG ATGTGTGCCACTGtcccagagagggggaggacccCTACAGCATGGAGAACCTCCCGGAAAACCTGAGCTATGAGCTGAAGATGAAGGATGGGATCGTGTACGTGTATGACAGCGCTGAGGCCCTCCGTGAGAACAGGCCTCGCAGCCTGCCCTACCCCGACCTGGAGACCTTCTCCATCGACCTCAGCCATGTCCTGGCCATGATCGTCGATGGGCCCAC GAAGACTTACTGTCACAGACGGCTGAACTTCCTGGGATCAAAGTTCTACCTGCACGAGATGCTGAATGAGATGGCAGAGCTGAAGGAGCTAAAGAGCGTGCCACACAGAGACTTCTACAACGTCAGGAAG GTGGACACTCACATTCACGCAGCGGCCTGCATGTCCCAGAAGCACCTGCTCAACTTCATCCAGACCACCTACAAGACGGAGGCGGAGCGGGTGGTGCTGgagaaggcagggaggaagcTCACCCTCAGGCAGGTGTTCCACAACCTCAACATGGACCCGTACGACCTCACCGTGGACTCCCTGGATGTACACGCT GGGAGACAAACGTTTCATCGGTTTGACAAGTTCAACTCCAAGTACAACCCGGTGGGGGCTAGTGAACTCAGGGAAATCTACCTGAAAACAGACAACCTCATCCACGGAGAGTACTTTGCACGCATCATCAAG GAAGTGGCTCGTGACCTGGAGGACAGCAAGTACCAGCACGCAGAGCCACGCCTGTCCATCTACGGACGCTCTCAGGACGAGTGGGACAGCCTGGCCAAGTGGTTCATCCTGCACAAAGTGCACTCGCCCAACCTGCAGTGGATCATCCAAGTGCCGAGGATCTA tgatattttcaagtccAGAAAGTTGGTCCCCAACTTTGCCAAGATGCTGGAAAACATATTCCTCCCTTTGTTCGAGGCCACAGTCaacccacagaaacacaaagagcTCCACGTCTTTCTCAAATAT GTGACGGGCTTCGACAGCGTGGACGACGAGTCCAAGCACAGTGACCACATGTTCTCCTACAAGAGCCCCAAACCTGAGCAGTGGACCACGGACGATAACCCGCCCTACAGCTACTACATCTTCCACATGTACGCCAACATCATGGTGCTCAACAATCTCAGGAA agagcgaggccTGAGCACGTTCCAGTTCCGTCCTCATTGTGGCGAGGCTGGTTCCATCACACACCTGGTCTCTGCCTTCCTCACATCAGACAACATCTCCCATGGACTCAACCTGAAGAAG AGTCCAGTGCTGCAGTACCTGTACTACCTGGCCCAGGTGCCCATCGCCATGTCCCCCCTCAGCAACAACAGCCTCTTTCTGGAGTACTCCAAGAACCCCCTCCGAGAGTTCCTGCACAAGGGcctgtgtgtctccctctccactgaCGACCCCATGCAGTTCCACTACACCAAG GAGGCCCTGATGGAGGAGTATGCCATTGCAGCCCAGCTGTGGAAGCTGAGcacctgtgatgtgtgtgagatagCCAGGAACAGCGTGCTGCAGAGTGGCCTGTCCCACCAG GAGAAGAAGCACTTCCTGGGTGCGAGCTACCTGAAGGATGGGCCCGAGGGGAACGACATCCGGCGAACCAACGTGGCTCAGATCCGCATGGCCTACCGCCACGAGACGCTCTGCAATGAACTCAGTTTTCTAGTGGACGCTGTGAAGTCCGAGGCTGTCAGCATGCAGCCAGTCTGA
- the lyve1a gene encoding lymphatic vessel endothelial hyaluronic acid receptor 1a: MITMMKFWILFLLLIPALTISRLKTSPRSLKVFPDGHTVAGVFQVSYKTTQNQVKYAYNVSEARELCQALGVTIASKAQVEEALNRGLETCRFGWIDEHFAVIPRVTASKICGNNQTGVVTWRAPVQKQFDVFCFNQTESQLEDAPTDSPATMSEPRERGPRPTLSEGGPSISVINHLVLSRHPSSQSTPQSRPSTSPPLSPDNPAEEDNELPLSVSAAGSAVGAIPKALMISSTFLLFLTAAAVLWYFKIKRSWFLCWGAEQEKESVEAEEWTPTWKKDQPEGQREPEEDGCRNTAGKVSVNNNIDSKTATDTVP, translated from the exons ATGATCACTATGATGAAGTTCTGGATCTTGTTTCTGCTGCTGATTCCAGCTCTGACCATCTCCAGGCTCAAGACTAGTCCCAGAAGCTTAAAAG TTTTTCCAGATGGTCACACAGTCGCAGGTGTGTTTCAAGTGAGCTACAAGACCACCCAGAACCAGGTGAAGTATGCCTACAACGTGTCGGAGGCCAGAGAGCTGTGCCAGGCGCTGGGGGTGACCATCGCCTCCAAGGCCCAGGTGGAGGAGGCCCTCAACAGGGGTCTGGAGACATGCAG GTTCGGCTGGATCGATGAGCATTTTGCTGTAATCCCCCGTGTCACAGCCAGCAAAATTTGTGGAAATAACCAGACAGGGGTTGTGACGTGGAGAGCTCCTGTCCAAAAACAATTTGATGTGTTCTGCTTTAACCAAACAG AGTCACAATTGGAGGATGCGCCCACTGATAGCCCTGCGACCATGAGCGAGCCGAGGGAGCGAGGGCCTCGTCCTACTCTCTCAGAGGGTGGACCCTCCATCTCCGTCATCAATCACCTCGTCCTGTCCCGGCATCCATCCTCCCAGTCCACTCCCCAGTctcgcccctccacctccccccctctctctccagacaacCCGGCGGAGGAAGACAATgaactgcctctgtctgtgAGCGCTGCTGGCTCTGCTGTTGGAG CCATACCAAAAGCACTGATGATCAGCTCGACTTTTCTGCTTTTCCTGACTGCGGCTGCCGTCCTCTGGTACTTCAAAAT AAAGAGGAGCTGGTTCCTGTGCTGGGGAGctgagcaggagaaggagagcgtgGAGGCGGAGGAGTGGACCCCCACCTGGAAGAAGGACCAGCCGGAGGGCCAGAGGGAGCCTGAGGAGGACGGCTGCAGAAACACAGCCGGCAAAGTCAGCGTCAACAACAACATTGACTCCAAGACGGCCACAGACACAGTTCCTTGA
- the mrvi1 gene encoding inositol 1,4,5-triphosphate receptor associated 1 — protein MPTLPEEEEDSPEEQDSSSSSPSTYTPESRGLVMTAPTIIFPKQATVVQQEGRPLEQARPHSPRSRLSRNCPSPITTVDSSGQVLDLVKDQLPELQLSEEERQKNLELLEEARKVSDRFLTRRGRRSTCSLTESPTGLSPNPTPSSSPVASRSSSISTAPQISVGPAEVNYASQTVSPRLEIPLVREQVDPGSPEQEGTRRLVDWKPNEKRKVSSGTLTPRHAGPSPTREPSGGQKENCDPRVSKKSPVPVLVNKPEEGPVRNPSQTPATGVAKPVPRPPTQQAPCTAEIKTIGAFPPLMRAVSWDTVGTLNARNGAPNFSPKTEETFSFTDKPREGPHKSSGYKDFPAQPVNVQKLSKLREEHKLIRNQSVGSKLPDLSETAEQERGLSPLPPPASPSDEETKEKSDSMPNISDVMLRKLKLHRGLPGCAPPLTEKEVENAFVQLSLAFRNDNYTLETRLKQAERERNLTEENTEKELEEFKGSLKTTAPQWQTSDQRDSYQCLIETLAVLHRLATRLSSRAEIVGAVRQEKRMNKATEVMMQYVENLKRTYEKDRAELTEFKKLANQNSSRCYGGSIDTGDDGVPRPSRSMSLTLGKALPRRRVSVAVVPKFNLLNIPGQTPVIAGPVPTPATGPNLGPGPGFGSGPGFGSGPGFGSAPGPCFGANPGSGLPVLCEANAVKSNTLTESGQPARAESGRMGPEQEGEPSAAAKLPVNLDDIRAEIRAEIRANMEEEFYKKGYQEGLKLTKELKEVKEEEEEGEEKEEEPEKPKEEDGKERKSKSKVEEVLVVVDRLCPKIFRCNRLLWITLSLFLVLFLVVNIFTYFSDRYNSHGDMSADKAMAQGKKIFGLNVGVQPKNPPTE, from the exons acagCTCAGGACAGGTGCTAGACCTGGTGAAGGACCAGCTCCCAGAGCTGCAGCTGTCTGAGGAGGAGCGTCAGAAGAACCTGGAGCTGCTGGAAGAGGCCAGGAAGGTCAGCGACCGCTTCCTGACGCGTCGCGGACGCAGGTCCACCTGCAGCCTCACCGAATCCCccactg gtctctctcccAACCCGACGCCGTCCTCCTCGCCAGTGGCATCTAGAAGCAGTTCCATCAGCACCGCCCCGCAAATCA GTGTGGGACCCGCAGAAGTGAACTACGCCAGCCAGACTGTCAGTCCG CGTTTGGAGATTCCTCTAGTGAGGGAGCAGGTGGATCCAGGATCACCAGAGCAGGAG GGCACCAGGCGATTGGTGGACTGGAAGCCCAATGAGAAGCGGAAGGTGTCTTCCGGCACCCTGACCCCCCGCCACGccggcccctcccccaccagggAGCCCAGTGGGGGCCAGAAGGAGAACTGTGACCCCAGGGTTTCCAAGAAGAGCCCCGTTCCTGTGCTGGTTAACAAGCCGGAGGAGGGTCCGGTCCGAAACCCCAGCCAGACCCCGGCCACGGGCGTGGCCAAGCCCGTCCCCCGGCCCCCGACCCAGCAGGCCCCCTGCACGGCCGAGATCAAGACCATCGGAGCCTTTCCCCCTCTCATGAGAGCCGTGTCCTGGGACACGGTGGGGACCCTCAACGCCCGCAACGGGGCGCCCAACTTCTCCCCCAAGACGGAGGAGACCTTCTCGTTCACAGACAAACCTCGGGAGGGCCCGCACAAGTCATCGGGGTACAAGGACTTCCCCGCCCAGCCCGTCAACGTGCAGAAACTGTCCAAACTGAGAGAG GAACATAAGCTGATACGAAATCAAAGTGTGGGCTCCAAGCTGCCAGACCTGAGTGAAACAGCTGAACAGGAAAGAG gcctgtcccccctcccccctccagcctccccctctgatGAGGAGACCAAGGAGAAGTCGGACTCCATGCCCAACATCTCAGATGTGATGTTGAGGAAACTCAAACTTCACAGAGGTCTACCAGGCTG TGCACCTCCCCTCACAGAAAAAGAAGTTGAG AACGCGTTTGTTCAGCTGTCGCTGGCATTCCGGAACGACAACTACACCCTGGAGACGCGTCTGAAGCAGGCGGAGCGGGAGCGGAACCTGACGGAGGAAAACACGGAGAAGGAACTGGAAGAGTTCAAAGGCTCActcaag ACCACCGCCCCCCAGTGGCAGACTTCTGACCAGCGGGATTCGTACCAGTGCCTCATAGAGACCTTAGCTGTCCTGCACCGCCTGGCCACCCGACTGTCCAGCAGGGCGGAGATAGTGGGGGCCGTGCGACAG GAGAAGCGGATGAACAAGGCCACGGAGGTGATGATGCAGTACGTGGAGAACCTGAAGAGGACCTATGAGAAGGATCGCGCCGAGCTGACAGAGTTCAAGAAGCTGGCCAATCAGAACTCCAGCCGTTGCTATGGAGGGTCCATAGACACTGGGG ATGATGGAGTTCCACGCCCATCCAGATCCATGTCTCTGACCCTGGGGAAG GCTTTGCCCAGGAGGAGGGTCAGTGTAGCCGTGGTCCCTAAATTTAACCTCCTAAACATCCCTGGTCAGACTCCCGTCATTGCCGGCCCAGTCCCTACCCCTGCTACTGGACCCAAccttggtcctggtcctggttttggttctggtcctggttttggttctggtcctggtttTGGTTCTGCTCCTGGACCTTGCTTCGGAGCCAACCCTGGCTCTGGACTTCCTGTTCTC TGTGAGGCTAACGCCGTGAAAAGCAACACTCTCACAGAGTCTGGACAGCCAGCCCGGGCTGAGAG TGGAAGGATGGGTCCGGAGCAGGAAGGAGAGCCCTCCGCAGCAGCCAAGCTCCCTGTCAACCTCGACGACATCAGGGCTGAGATCAGGGCTGAGATCAGGGCAAACATGGAGGAGGAGTTCTATAAAAAAGG TTACCAAGAGGGTCTGAAGCTAACTAAAGAGCTCAAggaagtgaaggaggaggaagaggaaggggaagaaaaagaggaggagCCAGAAAAACCGAAAGAGGAAGACGGAAAGGAGCGAAAGAGTAAAAG TAAAGTGGAGGAGGTCCTGGTCGTGGTTGATCGTCTTTGTCCAAAGATATTCCGGTGTAACCGTCTGCTATGGATTACCCTGTCACTGTTTCTGGTCCTGTTCCTGGTCGTCAACATTTTCACGTACTTCAGTGACCGCTACAACAGCCACGGGGACATGTCAGCTGACAAAGCCATGGCTCAAGGCAAGAAGATCTTTGGACTGAATGTTGGAGTACAGCCAAAGAACCCTCCTACAGAataa